In one Mucilaginibacter ginsenosidivorax genomic region, the following are encoded:
- a CDS encoding NUDIX hydrolase, translated as MIIPPGFASFSEYSDQFLRNVAVDNVIFGYHEKELKVLLQQPYTLEKWTVTGGYIKKTESIEDAASRIAFDRTGIKGLYLKQFGSFGNPQRVIDDGFTPQRIGKITGFELPADSWIFDYFVSVAFYTLTEFSKVESTKGELEADSRWWPVNELPPMMFDHAHIINEALSALRLHIAHFPIGYELLPEKFTLPEIHSLYETILGKSLDDRNFTKKLLLTKIITKLDETRKIGRHRSPFLYKFDKEHYQEGLKSGVALVF; from the coding sequence ATGATTATACCGCCAGGCTTCGCCAGTTTCTCCGAATATTCCGACCAATTCCTCAGGAACGTAGCTGTAGACAATGTAATTTTTGGGTATCACGAAAAAGAATTGAAAGTATTGCTGCAACAACCTTACACCTTAGAAAAATGGACAGTGACAGGTGGATACATCAAAAAAACAGAGTCCATCGAAGATGCCGCCAGCAGAATTGCTTTTGACCGCACTGGTATCAAAGGTCTTTACCTGAAGCAATTCGGCTCATTCGGGAACCCTCAGCGTGTAATCGATGATGGCTTTACACCCCAACGTATAGGGAAAATAACAGGTTTTGAGCTCCCGGCGGATTCATGGATCTTTGACTATTTTGTTTCCGTAGCGTTCTACACGCTTACCGAGTTTTCGAAAGTAGAATCCACGAAAGGCGAACTGGAGGCAGATTCCAGATGGTGGCCTGTTAATGAACTGCCGCCCATGATGTTTGATCACGCGCATATCATCAATGAAGCATTATCTGCTTTGCGCTTGCACATCGCCCACTTTCCAATCGGCTACGAGTTATTACCGGAGAAATTCACCTTACCCGAGATCCACAGCCTTTATGAAACCATATTGGGTAAATCACTTGATGACCGTAACTTCACCAAAAAACTGTTGCTGACTAAAATCATTACCAAATTAGACGAAACCCGCAAAATAGGAAGGCATCGGTCGCCTTTCCTTTACAAGTTTGATAAGGAACATTATCAGGAAGGACTAAAAAGCGGGGTGGCGTTGGTGTTTTAA
- a CDS encoding acyclic terpene utilization AtuA family protein, which translates to MKQRDKVRIGCGAGFSGDRLEPAVILAEKGDLDYLVLECLAERTIALAQKRKATDPAQGYDPLLERRITLLLPLLKKNKIRLITNMGAANPVAAAGKIIEIAKRQGISIKVAAVTGDDVLKSISGDEIAMETGKPISESGQVISANAYLGADAILPALETGADIIITGRVADPSLFVAPLVHEFGWSLDDVDIIAKATVTGHLMECAGQITGGYFADPVKKPIENMSTLGHPFADVWPDGSATISKVNETGGNITLATVKEQLLYEVTNPHQYLTPDVSADFTTVFLKQDGKNRIKVTGGSGNKKPSTLKVSIGYKAGFTGEGEITYAGAGARERAHLAGEIIQQRLKSQFPDLRTDYIGHTSVHPSSLANDCQPYEVRLRVAGKGATADQAAIIGEEVEALYTNGPAGGGGVRKYVNEVIGIVSVLIDRNKIKPSVIVKSYGH; encoded by the coding sequence ATGAAACAGAGAGATAAAGTCCGTATTGGTTGTGGTGCAGGTTTTTCGGGGGACCGGCTCGAACCCGCCGTGATTTTAGCCGAAAAGGGTGATTTGGATTACCTGGTGCTGGAGTGCCTGGCCGAGCGTACCATCGCGTTAGCTCAAAAAAGGAAAGCGACAGACCCGGCGCAAGGGTATGATCCGCTGCTGGAACGACGCATAACGTTGCTGTTGCCCTTGCTTAAAAAAAATAAAATCCGCCTCATCACCAATATGGGGGCGGCAAATCCGGTCGCGGCAGCAGGGAAAATTATTGAAATAGCAAAAAGACAAGGCATCTCCATCAAAGTAGCGGCAGTTACTGGTGATGATGTTTTGAAATCTATCAGCGGCGATGAGATCGCTATGGAAACAGGTAAGCCTATTTCCGAGTCAGGACAAGTCATTTCAGCCAATGCCTATTTAGGTGCGGATGCTATTTTACCGGCGCTGGAAACAGGCGCCGATATTATCATAACCGGGCGTGTTGCCGATCCATCGTTATTTGTCGCGCCACTGGTACATGAGTTCGGCTGGTCTTTGGATGATGTGGATATAATTGCCAAAGCAACGGTGACCGGGCACCTGATGGAATGTGCGGGGCAAATTACAGGTGGTTATTTTGCCGATCCGGTTAAAAAGCCAATCGAGAATATGAGTACATTGGGTCATCCTTTTGCAGATGTTTGGCCGGACGGCAGTGCAACTATAAGCAAAGTAAATGAGACGGGAGGCAATATAACCTTAGCGACTGTTAAAGAACAACTGTTGTATGAAGTAACAAATCCTCATCAATACCTGACGCCTGACGTATCAGCAGATTTCACCACGGTATTCTTGAAACAGGATGGAAAAAATCGTATTAAGGTAACCGGCGGCAGCGGCAATAAAAAGCCATCCACCTTGAAAGTCAGCATTGGGTACAAGGCAGGCTTTACCGGCGAAGGGGAGATCACTTATGCGGGGGCAGGAGCACGAGAAAGGGCGCATTTAGCAGGTGAAATTATTCAGCAACGATTAAAAAGCCAATTTCCTGATTTAAGGACCGACTATATCGGCCATACATCGGTTCATCCTTCTTCGCTTGCAAATGACTGTCAGCCTTATGAAGTACGTTTGCGAGTAGCCGGAAAGGGTGCCACAGCTGATCAGGCAGCGATTATAGGTGAAGAAGTGGAAGCGCTTTATACCAATGGGCCGGCGGGTGGTGGCGGGGTGCGAAAATACGTAAATGAGGTGATCGGTATAGTGTCGGTACTGATCGACAGGAACAAAATAAAACCATCGGTAATTGTGAAAAGTTATGGGCATTAA
- a CDS encoding AtuA-related protein, with product MGIKLYEIAHSRAGDKGNTLILSLIPYEEKDYELLRNLITVDKVKEHFKEIIHGEIVRYELPNISALQFVCLQALAGGVTTSLVMDTHGKTLSYALLEMNLELPEIT from the coding sequence ATGGGCATTAAACTTTATGAGATAGCTCACAGCCGAGCAGGTGATAAAGGCAATACCTTGATTTTATCGCTGATACCTTATGAAGAAAAGGATTATGAACTGCTGCGCAATTTGATAACTGTCGATAAAGTAAAAGAACATTTCAAAGAGATCATACATGGAGAAATTGTTCGGTATGAGCTGCCCAATATTTCAGCCCTGCAGTTTGTATGCCTGCAGGCTTTGGCAGGTGGGGTTACTACTTCCTTAGTGATGGATACCCACGGCAAAACCTTAAGTTATGCACTGCTGGAGATGAATCTTGAGTTGCCGGAAATTACCTGA
- a CDS encoding alpha/beta hydrolase produces the protein MRRLCYVFALAMLCSPLCYASKVDTVEIPSAAMNKTYKAAIAFPDSYYKAKKNFPVLYLLHGGFGHFNDWLNKTPDKMLVRNLADQYNMIIVMPEGEIFSYYIDSPVDPNSKFETYIIKEVIPFIDSKYRTMKDKKGRVITGLSMGGYGSLYLSTSHPDLFAAAGSMSGALDPNMTTWNLTPERFNGLTKFLDKIMGPMTPDSYLPYSVVNMADQIRKNGLPIVMDIGVEDFLLEPNRELHRRLVYNHTLHDYTERPGGHTWEFWQDALPYQVLYFSKRLKANGVML, from the coding sequence ATGAGAAGACTCTGCTATGTTTTTGCGCTCGCCATGCTTTGCAGCCCCTTATGCTATGCTTCAAAGGTGGATACCGTTGAGATACCGAGCGCGGCCATGAATAAAACCTACAAGGCTGCTATCGCGTTCCCGGATAGTTATTACAAAGCAAAAAAGAATTTCCCGGTACTTTACTTGTTGCACGGCGGCTTTGGGCATTTCAACGACTGGCTGAACAAAACGCCTGATAAAATGCTGGTGCGTAACCTGGCCGACCAATACAATATGATTATTGTAATGCCAGAAGGAGAAATATTCAGTTATTATATCGATAGCCCGGTTGATCCAAACAGCAAATTTGAAACCTATATTATAAAAGAGGTCATACCGTTTATCGATAGCAAGTACCGCACTATGAAAGATAAAAAAGGCCGGGTGATCACGGGCCTGTCGATGGGCGGCTATGGTTCGCTTTACCTTTCTACAAGCCATCCCGATTTGTTCGCGGCTGCCGGCAGCATGAGCGGGGCGCTCGACCCGAATATGACCACCTGGAACCTGACCCCGGAACGGTTTAATGGTCTTACAAAGTTTCTGGATAAAATAATGGGGCCGATGACGCCGGATAGTTACCTGCCTTATTCTGTGGTAAATATGGCTGATCAAATCAGAAAAAACGGATTGCCCATCGTAATGGATATCGGGGTAGAGGATTTTCTGCTTGAACCCAACCGCGAATTGCACCGGCGCCTGGTATATAACCATACCCTGCATGACTATACAGAACGACCGGGCGGCCATACCTGGGAATTCTGGCAGGATGCCTTGCCTTACCAGGTTTTGTATTTTAGTAAACGCTTAAAGGCCAATGGCGTAATGCTCTAA
- a CDS encoding CitMHS family transporter, which produces MLSLFGFLTICVFLGLILTKRLSVLLSLILVPVLFALIGGFGAKETGEMVLGGIKQVAPTGILLVFAVLYFSLMIDAGLFDPVIRGIINLAKGDPLKITLGTAILAMLVHLDGDGTATFMITITALFPIYKKLGMNKLILPCIVALSAGVMHLVPWSGTVARALNVMKTDPAHLIIPILPSMIGGILWVLFVAFWLGKKERKRLGVVQLDYNHQQELSDEQKESRRPALFWFNAVLTIILIAALILSLAPPSALFIIGFAVAILVNYPSQAEQRKRIQAHAANVFSVSIIVFAAGVFSGILTGTKMIDAMALSMVSIIPKEHAGYLPALVGVTSMPLSLVFTPDAYYFGVIPVLKTAATHYGINSIEIGRAAILGQMTTGFPLSPLTASTFVLVGLSEVELSDHQKFTFKWAFGTTIIMTIIAIAFGAISIL; this is translated from the coding sequence ATGTTATCACTGTTCGGCTTTTTGACTATCTGCGTCTTTTTGGGATTGATCCTGACGAAGCGATTATCTGTGTTGCTTTCTTTAATCCTGGTACCGGTTTTATTTGCATTGATCGGTGGCTTTGGGGCGAAAGAGACAGGTGAAATGGTACTGGGCGGGATCAAACAGGTAGCACCAACAGGCATCCTGTTGGTTTTTGCCGTATTATACTTTAGCCTGATGATCGATGCTGGGTTATTTGACCCGGTGATCAGGGGCATTATTAACCTTGCCAAAGGCGATCCGTTGAAAATTACCCTGGGAACCGCTATTTTGGCTATGCTAGTTCACCTGGATGGAGACGGTACGGCCACTTTTATGATCACCATCACTGCTTTATTCCCTATTTACAAAAAGTTGGGAATGAATAAGCTGATACTCCCCTGCATCGTCGCGCTCAGTGCGGGCGTTATGCATTTGGTGCCCTGGTCGGGCACTGTAGCCAGGGCTTTAAATGTGATGAAAACCGACCCTGCACATTTGATAATTCCGATTCTGCCGTCCATGATCGGAGGGATACTTTGGGTGTTATTTGTGGCATTTTGGCTTGGCAAAAAAGAGCGTAAGCGTTTAGGCGTTGTTCAGCTGGATTATAATCACCAACAGGAACTTTCTGATGAACAAAAAGAAAGCCGCCGTCCGGCTTTGTTCTGGTTCAACGCGGTTCTGACCATTATTTTGATCGCAGCGCTTATTTTGTCGCTGGCGCCCCCATCGGCTTTATTCATTATCGGTTTTGCCGTAGCGATACTGGTTAACTATCCCTCGCAGGCCGAACAAAGAAAAAGGATACAGGCACATGCAGCCAACGTGTTTTCGGTTTCTATCATCGTTTTTGCAGCCGGGGTATTTTCCGGTATACTCACCGGAACCAAAATGATCGACGCTATGGCATTATCGATGGTTTCCATCATTCCCAAAGAGCATGCGGGTTATTTGCCGGCATTGGTCGGCGTCACCAGTATGCCATTGAGTTTGGTTTTTACCCCCGATGCCTATTATTTTGGCGTAATCCCGGTTTTAAAAACCGCGGCTACCCATTATGGCATAAATTCCATAGAAATTGGCCGGGCGGCAATTTTAGGGCAGATGACAACAGGTTTCCCGTTAAGTCCATTGACTGCCTCAACATTTGTTTTGGTAGGATTGTCGGAAGTTGAATTGTCGGATCACCAGAAATTCACTTTTAAATGGGCTTTCGGTACCACTATAATCATGACAATAATAGCAATAGCATTTGGGGCGATAAGCATATTATAA